A single region of the Raphanus sativus cultivar WK10039 chromosome 1, ASM80110v3, whole genome shotgun sequence genome encodes:
- the LOC108849681 gene encoding protein BPS1, chloroplastic, with protein sequence MSRIKDHPPRVFFRCGNPFKILFPKTNNARISPNLLSLLNSFETDLMLSIRVLIPKDDGNAILTLSWMKEAMASLCETHKSIRTLVTDLELPVSDLEENFIYIYSGITLKLLELCNSFTSELDRLNHGNLLLKFAFSKLETSSCSEEIFLSHLESWRQHMASKNPRIENCGAILSSLVESLKQHHHSLSKKKLSGKGKVILRALYGVMVKTLYITSVFAAVFSGSSDNLCYLTIPKEMEKVPWAQAFMELQNMVNPEIKNAFLSGRFTVIKDLEAVESGVKKLHKTVQEGSVTNVLIEVLKKSVMELSEGFDFVSKETGYLLKTVISARDAFVGRLWTEYEEELGVKLPMIICVKRLVCE encoded by the coding sequence ATGAGCCGTATAAAAGATCATCCACCAAGAGTGTTCTTCCGCTGTGGAAACCCATTCAAGATTCTATTTCCCAAGACCAACAATGCACGCATATCTCCAAATCTTCTCTCATTGTTGAACAGTTTCGAGACAGACTTGATGTTATCGATTAGAGTACTTATACCAAAGGATGATGGGAATGCTATTCTCACTCTTTCTTGGATGAAGGAAGCAATGGCATCTCTTTGTGAGACACACAAGAGTATCAGGACACTCGTGACCGATCTAGAGCTTCCTGTCTCGGACTTGGAagaaaactttatttatatctaCTCTGGCATTACCTTGAAGCTCCTTGAACTCTGCAACTCCTTCACCTCAGAGCTAGACCGTCTCAACCACGGAAACCTGTTACTCAAGTTTGCTTTTAGTAAGCTGGAGACGAGCAGTTGTTCTGAGGAAATTTTTTTGTCGCATCTTGAGAGTTGGAGGCAGCACATGGCTTCCAAGAACCCGAGAATAGAAAACTGCGGCGCGATTTTGAGTAGTCTTGTTGAATCATTGAAACAACATCATCATAGTCTCTCCAAGAAGAAACTATCTGGAAAAGGAAAAGTCATCCTACGAGCTCTATATGGTGTAATGGTCAAGACTTTGTACATAACCAGCGTGTTTGCTGCAGTGTTTTCTGGTTCTTCCGATAATCTCTGTTATCTAACCATTCCAAAGGAGATGGAGAAGGTTCCATGGGCGCAAGCTTTCATGGAACTGCAGAACATGGTTAACCCGGAGATCAAAAACGCATTCTTATCAGGCAGGTTCACCGTTATTAAAGATCTCGAGGCAGTTGAATCAGGTGTGAAGAAGCTTCACAAAACGGTCCAAGAAGGGTCGGTTACTAATGTATTGATAGAGGTATTGAAGAAATCAGTGATGGAACTCTCGGAGGGGTTTGATTTTGTCTCCAAGGAAACAGGTTACTTGTTGAAGACAGTGATCTCTGCTCGAGACGCATTCGTGGGGAGGCTGTGGACCGAATATGAAGAAGAGTTAGGAGTCAAATTGCCCATGATTATATGTGTTAAAAGACTTGTTTGTGAATAG